Genomic segment of Populus nigra chromosome 14, ddPopNigr1.1, whole genome shotgun sequence:
CAGAGTTGATAATTTGTGCTAGTAAATATTGAGGTTGATTTGCAGTAAAACAAATAGCTCTGTTCATGCTCGAatgattttagattttcatGAAATTATATGCTTCTGGTAATATTGTGGTTGATTTCTTGTTTTCGTGTGTTTGTTTGCAAGTGTGAAACCTCGAGGGGTGAATTAATATTGGCTAATGAGGACGCTAACATGCCTTTCATTTTCCTATGCTTTCATTAAAAAGATGTGGCTGTTGCGATTCTTTTCCTGTGCTTTCACTAAGAAGATGTGGCGGCAAGTTCTAGGTCCTACCATGATCAATAGGTAGGTGGGGGACAGAGACTGTGCTCCATAGGGCCATTCGGTTTCTGACTTTCTGCAGATTTTCTTGCTGTGCTGTTGGGAGTTGGGCCTTGCTTGATCTTCATGTATCTACTGTGTTTGGAAGGCCCAAGATAACTAAATTCATGGTACTAGAGATATCTCTGTGTAAAACTAGAATTCTAAATGATGCTTTATCTGATTCTAAATTTTGTGTAATCTGTCAACTGTGTAACTTTACTAGCCAGCAACTGTtagcctgtttttttttatggcatcTGCTGATGCTATgctcttattttttaactttgattatataatatgaaattgatttGTTAAGGATTATTGTATAATTTTGGATGTTTTTGTGCATGTTTGAGAGTTCTCCTCGGGGTCTGAGAACATTATTAAGCTTCATGATGACGGATCCGTAtagttttgttttagttttgatcACTAATCTGTTGCTGCTACCTTCATGTCCTTGAATGCCATAAAAACTTTCATGTTTTTGACTTTTGAAACTTCAGAAATATGGCTGACCCTGGTTATGAACGCCAAACTGGTACTggtttttcataattaataaaaactggCTTGTGCttggttttataattaataaaaaagagagagagagagttgatgAGCTGATCCAGTATTACTCAATCAAAAACCTAATTTGACCCTGCAACGTGGGCAAAATCCAGATAGAACTCTCaaaacttttcaattttaatcattGGGGCATCCTTTAGGAACTTCTATGGCATGGGTCAAACATCAACAGAAATGAAGCATGTGCTTACTGTTACTAATCTTGAAATACTAATTAAACCTAAGGAAATACTAATTTTCTAATCCCAACTTCATCGGTATATAATTGAtctgaaaacaaaagaagaagaaaagaaattaaagctaGCCCGCCCATTGAGGTTTTCCAGCCCACTAATGGTTCTTTCCATGAATAGAAGATAgatttaaaatctttatttgataaaataaaattagaccTCCAAGCAACAGTAACAGTTGGCGGTCCTCAGCCTAATACAGGAGGTATAATTGATGAGAAGCTTGCTAGAAGGATACTAATACAGGATTACTAATCTTGTTTTTATGTAATAAAGTGAAGCAAACATACTGAAGTTCATCAAAGAAGTGCTGCCTTCCTCCAAACTTGAATGCTTGTTTCATTTGCTACTTCTTCAATCCCAGAAGCAGCAATAATAATCCAATATAGTTGAAGGCGTAGAGCAATTTGATGAATTGAAACTTGAAGTTATTCCATGGTGGATACCTGGGCTCAAGCTCAGGGAAGAAACGTCTTTGCAAGATTGCTTTTTCATGACTGAAAGTATCGAAAGAGTACTTCCCGTGGTATCTTCCGAAGCCACTTTGACCAACACCTCCAAATGGTAGAGAATCACATACAAACTGCAAGTTTTAACATGAAACGTAATGCACTCCGAGTTCTAACAATATTGAAGCAAGCAAATGGAAGAGATGGGATCGTACTTGAAGCAGGGTGTCGTTGAAAGTCACACTTCCGGAGGATGTTTTTGATAGAATTTGTTTCTTGAATGTTTCATCCCTGGTGAAGGCATAAATGGCAAGAGGTTTTGGCCTGGAGCTTATGAACTCAATGCTATCATGAATATTATTCAGCTGCACAAGTACTAGCATATTTTAGATAAGAATCAGAATTTTGTAATGAGAAAGACAGGAGTAATCCTCACTGTGATAATTGGAAGCAAGGGGCCAAAGATTTCTTCTGTCATGATCTGAGAATCGAGGGGAGGATTTAGCAAGATTGTGGGCTCAATGTACCTACAAGATTATGGATGAAGATTGATAAGAGCTTCTTTCAGTATTGTTTGAATTTTCAGCTGAACTTGTGTCTCTCAACAAGTGATTTAGTGACTTGGAATGGTCAAAAAGACATGCACAAAGTTCATCAATTCTATAACTTTCCACTGATAGAGGCACCTAAAATCATAGTGTTAGAGGAGCAAATCATTTCAGGATACTCAAAGTAAAGAGGAAAGACGGAAAACTCACATTGTTTCTTCATCTACAGAACCACCGTAAACAACAGAAGCTCTAATAAGAGGGTCTTCAAGAAGGTCAAGCAACCTCTTGAAGTTGTTCTTGTTTAGAATTTTGCATAAGCTCTTTGATTCTCTTGGATTTTCACCAAAGAATTGCTTGATTGTTTTCTCTAGCAAGTCTATCTAAAACAGGCCAACATGCGGATATAAAATTCGAGCAACAAGACCAAAAGAATTATGCAGAAATTTTACATTACCAGATAAGATGCGAATTTCTCTTCTACAAGCATATAGTCAATGGCAATACATGCTTGCCCGCTGCACGACCCCCATTTTGCTGCTACTATTCTTTTGGCTATTACCTTCAGTCCAACATGCTCAAAGTTAGTCAGCTAGTATTCTCAAACATTATAGTAATCCCTTGGATCATTTAGATTCTAGTAACCACTTCGTAACCTTCATATTGGTGGGATTGGAGCTGCTGTCCAAGATGGCAGGACTTTTTCCTCCCAGCTCAAGTGTAACTGGTGTTAAATGCTGTGCAGCCGCAGTCATTACGATGCGTCCCACACGCTGACTACCTGAAGATACATTAGAAATAAGCATGGTCAACAAAACTAACATAATGCAAGCTATTTTTTAAGGCAACAGCAGATTTTCAATATGCAATTGGAAAAAAAGGAGGTGGTACCAGTGAAGAATATCTTGTCCCAATTCTGCTGTAGAAGTTGTTCGCAAACATCTATTCCACCCTCAATGACCTTAATGGATTTGGGATCCAGGTATTTAGGGATGGTCTCAGCAAGAAAAGAAGAACATGCTGGTGATAGCTCAGAAGGTTTTAAAACCACAACGTTTCCTGCAGATATTGCTCCTATTAATGGATCCAATGCCAATGCTGCATTCAAAAAGATTATTGGGTGAACGCAATATTGCAGTATCCAACACCAGTAAAGTTTATAAATACAGTAGGCCTTCTGATTATTCCTAATCTAAAGGCTGATAATTTCTTGTTGATAATTCATCATACACCAACTCAATTTTGAGACAGATATATCATAACCTTTTTAACACTTTTCAGTTTTCTTACCAAATACCAATGAACCATTATTTTTCTCTGGAAGTACAATGCCCCTGATCTTTGGTTTTGCTGAATTTCATAAGCAGGCAATGACGGAACAGATTCTACGAGTTTGTCGAACAATTGTAAAGAAATAATCCCCTCTTTTCTTATGGACTATAATTAACTTGTATGAAGAAACGACTTGATGGGTTTATTCAAGAGCTTGAAGATACAACTTGGTGGGTGCCTGAGGTATTGTGATGGTTTCTAATTATTCTTTGGGACCAAGTGACTTCTTAACTCTTCGTTTCACTcatactggaaaaaaaatctcacatcAGAAATGTAGTAAAGAATTGATTGCTCTTACAGATAGGGAAGTTCCAAGATCCCATTATGAGGACGACACCAAATGGTTCGGGCATCACTTCTGCACTTGCAGGGAAGAAAGCCAGGGGTAAATTGCCCTATACGAAGTCCAAAACAGCCATTAAACAACAAAACGAGACATTAAAAAAGCATATATATGCACCAGTTCTTCTGCAGTATCAGTCCATGCTCAAAATTAAACTCAACCAGCCAAATACACACGGTACCTTTTTAGGAGCCATCCATTTCTCCACACAGCTCAAAGAAAGCTTGGCTGATTTTGCTACTACTCCAACCTACAAAGGagtaataatttattatcaCTGCTTaagtaaagaaataaattaacaatcaaGCAAAAGAATTCACAACAGGATAGATGATATACAGATCTTGTCTAGACAACAATATTGACTATCAAGATCATACCCCTCTCCATCTTTTTCCCTGTCAACAGAAGGGTTGTTAAGACTAGATATAGAATTATTCACATACTCAATTACCTCATCCCTGTAAGCTTCGACGGGGTGCTTTCCCAAATCTTGATCAAGTACCTTGAACATTTCCTCTTCATTATCTTGGACAAACTCAATCATGGCTCTAAGTTGGCTTTTCCTCCATGCAACACTTCTAGTTCTTCCACTTTTAAATGTGTCTCTTAGCTCGGCCAGAGTTCCCTCTAGACCCTCCATAGCTTCCAAGCTACTGTATGTTTTGATGAAGCCTCTCCAGACTGATAAAGCCTCTATAAATTTTCCGATGGTATGTTCATAGACATGTAAGGTATTATATAGATGGCCCGCAgtcagatcaatttttttttgttaaaagtatTCAGGAgacaattatatcttttaaaaaatttaaaaaaaatgataatcaagttaaatattaattaacttaataatactatcaaaaaaattaggtaacaccaataaaaaaacaaattttaataaatgttgTCTACACAAAAATGGAAAACCCATGATTTCTATTATGTATTTTAGATtatgaaattgatataatttaatagaaaaaaataataaaaaataacaataaaacatgaaaaattaagatataaatatagattaagatatttattaGCACAATATGGTTTATTGACCTTATTATGTTTAATAAGTTTATCTATTAAgatcaatttataataaaaattaatacaaaaaatttattgaataaaataaaaaatatattatgtaaaGTTgtacatttcaaaatattataagaaaataaatatttttaatttttaaaaataaatttaatccatataaaatatatataaaaattaaaaataaatcatattaatctcatcaaaaatcaaacacgccaaatataattaaaaaataattattattaaaaataatagaccataaaaatttcaaaaaatagaaaaagcctAGACATGTGGGCCTTTAATATAGGTCATAtgctcttatttaaaaaaaaatagataggtAACACATTGTTTACATGCTCAAATTTTGAGCACTCCTATGGTAGCTAGAAAATTGAGATAgtgatttttttactcaaaaaactcattttccaacttatttcaacaacaaaacactcttaaaacactaaaaaaatcaacttagtAGCCtaataaaccttaaaaaaatgttcaaaccacaagatgaaattgaaaaaaaaatatttaatcattaACCTATAAGTAGTTTTTTAGGATACATCGAGGTGTAAAATAATCATCATAAGACTTCGTCTACCTTACATAACTTGTTGATACCAATTAACTTATTTTGTGGTCGGAAACGGTGTTAacaataagtttttttctttttacaccGGAATCTAGCGAGCTCTCAatcttatcttaaaaaaaaatgaaaaataaaaaaataaagtttaatattaaaatataatttgtgaaaattaaaaagactagTTAcctaactaataaaaaaattaaaattaaaataactttttaaacaaatttcaaaacaacTATTTATTTTACCCGTGTgcttattattttagtttttttctttctttcagttCAACATTTACTATTAGAAACATAattggatataaaaataaaaaaaataaaaaagcttaatcgtttaagaataaaattgaaaattatatatataaaaaatagtcagTGCTTTGGTACACAGTACAGTGACATGTGAGATGGTAAATATTGATTAATGCATAGTGGAAAAAAATagtgtatattaattaatatgccTCTACCTCTCTTGCAGTCTTGTCACGTCTTCTGGCCACGACCGTCACGTCATGTCAAGTTTTCAAAGTGTTAATTAATTGCTACCGGCGATCACCAGCTGTGCTAAAAGCTCTCAATTAAGTTCCGTACTTTAATTTCCACCTCCTAGATGATATCACATTTATTTTGCTGTTAGAATTAATTGGCTAAGCATCAACCCCGTAGCCTCTCTAGCCATGAAAAACTAGATGATATTATGGTTGTTTCTCAATCTGAACAAAAATTAGtatgatatgtttttaattgaaatgtatttatattataatatcaaataagtaTTAATGGTTTATTTAGTattatggtttatttttaaaatatattttttaaaaatatgttaaaataatatttattttttattttttaatacttaatatttattttttatatcaatatatcaaaataatatgaaaataaaaaaaattatttttaaaaaaattaaaatgaaaaaataaatagacttTAAATAGCCGATTTAAGATCTCGATGGAAGATTGTTGAGATCTCGATGGAAGATGGTTGTTGaaggaggatttttttttcaagttttaactctatttttcttttaattggttAAATCTTGTTGGTAAAAATAcatagaatttctttttcatgttcACGTTGATTAGagacaattttttttggttaacatattttaaagtcaatttgaaaattaattaattataactaaaaggGTTCAATATTTCACAGTAGACAGAATTACTGTGAATTGTAAGTGCTTTCACTGTGAattgtattatttaatattgtagagttaattattataaattataagtgATTTCACTGTGAATTGCACTGTTTGGTGAGGTTGCAGACCCCAAGCGCCTGGTTGCACACCTGCTCCTTTAGATCTGCAGACCCTACAgcgaaaaataacaaatttatttggTGTGGCATAGTATGGTTGCAGACCTAGACGAGCGAGTCTGCAGACCTGCGCGTCTAGGGTCTGCAGACCCGCTAGAGTCACTTCTGACCTGCACCTGGGTTTTGCAGACCCCCTCGAGGGTTGGAGACCTGTATGGCTAGGTCtgcagagaagaaaaataaaaagaaataataataacaattgttattgttattgttattgttatcattaataattaataatttttttaaaaaaatattactataaaaactttggctagacaagtttaatattattgttaatatgataaatattattatttgtattctaaatattattatctttattataattaaaagtattaataataagaatattattattgtgatataaatattattatttttattataattaatattgttaatatgAAGAATAtcgttatatttattataattttgattataattaatattattcatataataattaataaatttgtagaaaacattataaatattgaaaatcaaaaaaagatttgatttgtagggtaaaattaagaatcaatattactattattgttatcatcattagtaaatttgttaaaaaatattattattgtcatcgaagaaaaaccataatttttttttaagattaaaaaatataagaacttgGATACAGACACCTGATGCTAGGGACCTGGGTGATGGGACCGGTCCGTGCGCCTGGATGCAGACTGAGGAGAGCGGTTCTGCAGGCTCGCGCACAAGGGCTGCATACCCTAGCGGTGGGTGCAGACCAACGCGAGCGGGCCGCAGAACCGCACGCCTGGGTCTGCAGACCTGCCACGTTCCCGGGACTTGGTCTAAGTCCAGGTACACTGGATTTGGCTGCTTGCCAAGTCCTGTGTACCCTAGACTTGGCTGCTGCCAAGACCATGTTCCCCTGGATTTGGTCGCCTGCCAAGTTCATGTGCCATCATCCAGACCTGCATGTAATGGGTCCATCGTCCAGACCCAAATGTAATGGGTTCATCTTTTGGACCCAAATGTAATGGGTCTTACGTTTGTACCCACCTCTCTTGGGTCTGCGTAGGACCCAAGGCTGATGGGTCCATAAACATGGCCGGACCCAAGAGAGGTGGGTACAGATGTCGGGCCCAAGTATCTTTAGTGTTGTGCCAGGACCCAATTCACTTGGGTCTGAGGCAGGATCCATTGGCCTGAACCATGCGCCTGTGTTCTATAGACTCGAGAACCTGTGGTCTGCAGCCCCGCATGCTTGGGACTCTTCTGACCTGCCAAACCCAACAACACTTCAAAAGAGTTTGGGTCTGGTTGCCTTGCCAGACCACCGATCTTGGGTTTGGCTGGGCAATTGAACCCAATATTATTGTGttgcaaatattaaaaatactattatttgtataagaaatattgttattcttattataattaattgttatttgtctgTGGCGTCtgagattggatttttgaaggGCAGCGTGAGAAGTATTGAGAGCATGGTTGTTAAAAATgcgttttgactcgtaaaattgtttaattttacgagtcaaaacacATAAAACGTGTAAAATCAGGgttaaaacttgaaaaccaGTAAAATCGATCAAACCCAATCAAACTCGTATAAAAACGAGTCAACTcgtaaaaaacattaaaaacgtAACGTTTTCACGATTTCTcgtgaaattaaaacaaatgctCCTGTGCTGACTCAACACTCCCTTTTCCCAGTCCCCACCCCACCCGTGTGGCCGTGACCGACACTCCACTCCAGTGACTCCACACTTCGTCCTTGACTCTCTTCCCCTTTTCCCAGCAGATTAAGAAATTACTTTCCCCGGATCCGGAGCGTTCTTGGCGTTGGCGAGACGAAGGTATGAATTTATTCTCAATCccaagctttgttttttctgtcTAATGGTGGTGATTagagaccaaaaaaaaattatctaggtATTATGTGAATCTTTGTTTATCTTCTACTATTAATTGGTTTGCTTATGTTCTGTTAAATCCATGACGCAAAGAACAACATAAGAGATTTTTTGATGTTTCTTgtaatttctaattttctcgGAGGGGGAGTGGTGTTGTTAGTCCTTCTATGTTTCTTGTAATTTGTAATTAACCATCGATTGAAGCTGTCTAACGATGTTGTATTTTTGTGTGTTgtaatttcttgtaattttcaCCTATGTTTTATTTGATCTTGCTTGTTGGTTTTGGTGTTGCAGAGTCTGCATAGACAACAAAGCATACCAAAATTGCACTCTTGTCAAGGTCACTTTCTATTATCTTTAACTAAGCttcttaattatatgaaattttgagagaaaactgaatgtgaaggGAATTTAGGTGTAATTTATCTGGGTATTCTGTGAATCTGTGTAATTTCTTACTTGCTAATTTTGTGTGTTGTAATTTCTTGTAACTAAGATTGTTGGTTATCAatgttttaaggttttttatattttgcatgTAATTTTGAGAGAAAACTAAATGTGAAGGGAATTTAGGTAGGTATGACAAGtaataattttctaatatcggttgataaattttttacttgtaattttatgatttttaattaaaaaattttatttataattttacaattcaaatttatattatgCTCTATATCGTgttaaaaaaagggtttttaaCCATCTTGAAGGGAGGTTCATACACCTCGACATGACATGCAGGCAATTCACTGATACGACCTTTTCTCAAACCTGTTCCATGACTGTGTTAGGTAGTGAGAGTGCTTCATAAGTTGGTGCAAATCTGCTCAATGTGTATGTATGGGTTAACGAGGGAGTTTCTTCCCATTCTTGTacagtggtaaaaaaaaattatatttagttaattcTTGTAACGACATGTCTAAAAGTGATGGCTGAAGCTATCTTTTTCTATATATCAATTAGTTTTAGAtttttggatatattttataaaaaaaaaaattagccctAGGCGTGAATTACCTAACTAGCTAAAACTATGTTCAAAGACTATGTTCTTAGGGCACCATCCAACCCTTTCTCTTACTATGAAAGCAAGTGTTTTTCTGCACCATTTGATaatcatttatttgttttttattattctaaaataaaaatagcgaTTTTTAAATCTAATCTCGGTGGTGATCTGGGACAAATTTCGAGTATTATGTTAAAGGAATAGATTTAGATTAATTTAGctcaatctatttttatattaaaagtaaaatataatatattcttttaaaataaaaattgatcgTGGTTTAATCGaggttttttcaaattaaccaAGTCATTATTAACTAAGttttcaaacaaattatatcaagtttatttatttatttttattaattctagCTCAATTTAGATCTTTAACCCTCTAGTTCGGATTGGGTTTTAGAAcgccacaaaaacaaatattttaattttaaaaacaatttctgatgataaaaaaagaaataccaaTGGAATCGTGGACTCGGAGGTCGGAGCAGGTATGTCGGTAACGGTGTCACTATTAGCTGTATGAGGAGCCCCACGTTTTTCTTGGGCCCACACatcgctatatatatatatattttttttttgatttacgtggggtgtccgggccagcttgcgcgcaccatgACTATTCTTCATGgaccactggacatcctgcaagcccaggggcaggttaggcaccgcgggggtgacaggcgtgcatatagagggtcgaacccgagACGGGAACGAAATAaatcacacgattgaccacaacagctagaccctcaagtgccACACATCGCTATCTTGATTGGTCAGGTACGAAGATGCAGCACCCCCATAGCTTTTCTTGAACAAACATTATTACAAGTAACTTCGTAATTAAATTCCTTCTCGACCGTCTCTTTATATCGTTCGTGCTTTGGTGGGTGcatttatgataaattatttcttgtgttttttcatGGTAAATCACACACCCTCAAGTTCgagtttatatatttaaaataccttttattaatagaaaaaaaaaataaggcgaTTTGATATTCTAATCAAGATTCAATAGTAAAgatataaatacttttaaaaattttgttttttaaaaagaagttatagcatttccttttaaaaatataatgaaagatgttttgaaaatattatacaatataCTAAATGAGATTAATATTTCACTTGAAATACatttaacattgaaaaaataattggaaacaAAACGATTCGTTTAGGTTTTTCAACCTGCAATATAGACACTGATTTATTCTTTGAGGCATAAAATTGTAACATTTAGATTGAGGGCTTCTtttgtcccttttttttaattgaaaaggttCAAATACAACTATGAAATTCTAAATATTCAGTATAATTTTTAGAagggtagagaaaaaaaaaatgaagggaaaagaaaatgagtttgATATTCTTGCCAAACCTAACCAATATGGGTTTGACATGCTGGTCAGAACTAACCATCACAGGTCTGACAAGCTTGCCAAACCCAACAAATATGGACCTGATATGTTTGTCATATCCACTTAAACTCGggtcaaatatatttaataatattcttaatataattattaataaatttgaaaaaatattactactataaaaaaaattataaatttgatttgaatgataaaattaaaaattattattattattattattattatcataattattaaaaaaattaaaaaatatattattactatcgaagaaaaaccataaatttaatttgaataataaaattaaaaattataagaacttgagtcatgtatgtttaatatcataaatattattatttttagtattattaatataattagtaataaattttaaaaaaatattattactattaaaaaaacatagatttgattttaagggtaaaattattattattattattaaatttttttaaaaatataattactattaaaaaaaatagtaataaaatctGACATGATTGTCAGAcccaaatttatttaaatattaatatttttcactcAATTGAATTATACGTCATGGTTaaatgatgtgttttttttttttttacagagagGCTtgattaactaataataataataataataatttttttaatattaatatataatgttTTCACGAATTGATTTACGGAATCTAAGAGGCAATcttaattgatattttcataaGAAGAGATTGGAAAAAATATAGGATAAGATAaagtaaatataataaaattaacttttaaatttaaatgattatttttttaagaggcAAAGGTTAAAATAATTGTATtacttattatcattattatcattattatcattatcattcaATCACATTTAATATGTAAGAATAATGTAGTggatataaaacataaaaataaaaataatttagttaacATATTATTTGCGAAGACAGCATGTATCAAAAGTCAAAACAAGCTACTATGTAGTATTTAACATTATCGAAGTACGAAAAATTTACCATCTTCCTTTAATTTGTGAGCTGACATAGCGCATTCAAGAAGATCATGTGTCATGTCAGCTCTTTATGATAGatggataataataaaataaaatattagaaatattatttaaaaataacacaaaaaataagtgTATTTAAGACTGCACTTGTTAAAAAtgatattcaaaaataaatattttttattcttaaaaataaaatttaattatataaaacataaacaaaattataatcagTTAAAATAATCtccacaaaaattaaatacatataaaaataatttaaaaaatacaataattattttaaaaataactaaatacaagaagagagagagaatgagcattaattttaataaaaaattataaattatttaaaaacacattaaaaaacataatttttttaaaggcaaaaaaaaaaagtcatccaAGTGCTTGGCTCATCTATAAATGGCATGCACACATGCTTGCAAGGACAAACTCGCGCGAGagctctatattttttatttaattggga
This window contains:
- the LOC133672470 gene encoding aldehyde dehydrogenase family 3 member F1 yields the protein MEGLEGTLAELRDTFKSGRTRSVAWRKSQLRAMIEFVQDNEEEMFKVLDQDLGKHPVEAYRDEVGVVAKSAKLSLSCVEKWMAPKKGNLPLAFFPASAEVMPEPFGVVLIMGSWNFPISLALDPLIGAISAGNVVVLKPSELSPACSSFLAETIPKYLDPKSIKVIEGGIDVCEQLLQQNWDKIFFTGSQRVGRIVMTAAAQHLTPVTLELGGKSPAILDSSSNPTNMKVIAKRIVAAKWGSCSGQACIAIDYMLVEEKFASYLIDLLEKTIKQFFGENPRESKSLCKILNKNNFKRLLDLLEDPLIRASVVYGGSVDEETMYIEPTILLNPPLDSQIMTEEIFGPLLPIITLNNIHDSIEFISSRPKPLAIYAFTRDETFKKQILSKTSSGSVTFNDTLLQFVCDSLPFGGVGQSGFGRYHGKYSFDTFSHEKAILQRRFFPELEPRYPPWNNFKFQFIKLLYAFNYIGLLLLLLGLKK